Proteins encoded together in one Laspinema palackyanum D2c window:
- a CDS encoding alpha/beta hydrolase, giving the protein MSGMGLPTSVKGPLLIAGILAIAYFGACLFLYLRQNRFIFFPAPVIETTPAELELKYEEVWIPVSQKSGKVERIHGWWIPSETSSSRVLLYLHGNGVNIGANVNHAARFHQLGFSVLLIDYRGYGLSEGSFPTENTVFVDAETAWNYLVQDRGIAPEQIFLYGHSLGGAIAIDLASRQPDAAGAIVQSSFTTMREMVDYRFHFWMFPIDLILTHRFDSRAKISQLQIPVLFIHGTADPQIPSEMTEELYRLASEPKQLFLVADAGHNNVASIAGEAYFQAVRDFISITEEQPIVEMSRDKIQSLR; this is encoded by the coding sequence ATGAGTGGAATGGGACTGCCGACTTCTGTAAAAGGACCTCTTTTGATTGCAGGGATTTTGGCGATCGCCTACTTCGGGGCTTGTTTATTTCTCTATCTGCGGCAAAATCGGTTTATCTTTTTTCCCGCACCTGTGATAGAAACAACTCCGGCTGAACTCGAACTCAAGTATGAAGAAGTTTGGATTCCCGTAAGTCAGAAAAGTGGCAAGGTAGAACGCATTCATGGATGGTGGATTCCATCCGAAACTTCAAGCAGTCGGGTCCTGTTGTACCTGCATGGGAATGGGGTGAATATTGGGGCAAATGTCAATCATGCCGCCCGGTTTCATCAGTTGGGGTTCTCCGTGTTATTAATTGATTACCGGGGGTATGGACTCTCGGAAGGGTCATTTCCCACGGAGAATACCGTATTTGTGGATGCAGAAACGGCTTGGAACTATTTAGTTCAGGACCGGGGGATAGCGCCGGAACAGATTTTCTTGTATGGACATTCTCTCGGAGGGGCGATCGCAATCGACCTCGCAAGTCGTCAACCTGATGCCGCTGGGGCGATCGTTCAAAGTTCCTTTACCACCATGCGAGAAATGGTGGATTATCGCTTCCATTTTTGGATGTTTCCCATTGATTTAATATTGACTCATCGCTTTGACTCTCGGGCTAAAATCAGCCAATTACAGATTCCCGTTTTGTTCATTCATGGGACGGCTGATCCACAAATTCCCAGTGAAATGACTGAAGAATTGTATCGATTGGCATCGGAACCCAAACAACTTTTTTTGGTTGCGGATGCCGGACATAATAATGTGGCATCCATTGCGGGAGAAGCCTATTTTCAAGCGGTGCGAGACTTTATTTCAATCACAGAAGAGCAACCCATTGTAGAGATGTCCAGAGATAAAATCCAATCTTTGCGATAA
- a CDS encoding protein kinase domain-containing protein translates to MTYCVNPACPNPQNPPNIQTCLSCGANLLLKERYRTIQLLGEGGMERTFLAVDQQQQDSYCIIKQLLPVETGLEASANSSTLEKVIEVFDHDAQRRQAMGDHQQIAKLLDYFEQDKRLYMAIEFIDGQSLLEEMEQHGAFREAQIWELLDLLLPVFKTIHDRNIIHRDIKPDNIRRRHTGELILTNFGVSKPLASLGLARTGSTIGSEGYGPPEQIRGGLAYPASDLYSLGVTCIQLLTAEWVDDLYDPLEGRWIWRERLWKMGTDVSDALAQILDKLLQDRVNERYQSVTEVLEDLHSRRPTFLNRSEESSLPPTLPTATPPATPPLADPHAWRCIRTLKGHQGWVWAISFSPDGNTLASGSADQSVILWNITTGDRLRTLEGHSDLVLSVAFSPVSPLLASSSRDKSIILWNAETGERIRNLGGWFSGHSELVDSLAFSPNGTMLASGSWDRKIILWNPYTGKAIRKLRGHSSWVYSLAFSPDGITLASGSRDTTLMLWNVHTGQHFFTLYGDSGLVNAVAFSPNGKTIVSGNFDGTLVLWDAGRGEQIGRLPGHTERVNALAFSPNGKFLASGSRDQTVILWDIRQRKPICTLTDHRDRVFAVAFSPDSKILATAAGDETVKLWQAP, encoded by the coding sequence ATGACTTATTGCGTGAATCCCGCTTGCCCAAATCCCCAAAACCCACCGAATATCCAGACTTGTCTAAGTTGTGGAGCGAATTTGCTGCTGAAAGAGCGCTACCGTACTATCCAACTTCTGGGAGAAGGGGGTATGGAACGAACTTTTTTGGCTGTGGATCAACAGCAGCAAGACAGTTATTGCATTATCAAGCAACTGCTGCCGGTGGAAACCGGCTTAGAAGCCTCGGCAAACAGTAGTACCCTGGAAAAGGTGATTGAAGTCTTTGATCACGATGCTCAACGTCGGCAGGCAATGGGAGATCATCAGCAGATTGCCAAGTTGCTAGATTATTTTGAGCAAGACAAACGCCTGTACATGGCGATCGAGTTTATCGACGGGCAAAGTTTGCTCGAAGAGATGGAACAACATGGCGCGTTCCGAGAAGCCCAAATTTGGGAACTCCTGGACCTCCTCTTACCCGTGTTTAAAACCATTCACGATCGCAATATTATTCACCGAGATATCAAACCGGATAATATTCGCCGCCGCCATACCGGGGAATTAATCCTCACGAATTTTGGCGTTTCTAAACCTTTAGCCAGTCTTGGACTGGCCCGAACTGGGAGTACCATTGGCAGCGAAGGATATGGGCCCCCAGAGCAGATCCGGGGAGGACTGGCCTATCCCGCCAGCGATCTCTATAGTCTAGGGGTCACTTGCATTCAACTGTTAACCGCAGAGTGGGTTGACGATTTGTACGACCCCCTAGAGGGAAGATGGATCTGGCGAGAACGACTCTGGAAAATGGGGACCGATGTGAGTGACGCTTTAGCCCAAATCCTAGACAAACTCTTGCAGGACCGGGTGAATGAACGGTATCAGTCTGTAACTGAAGTTCTGGAAGACTTGCATTCCCGGCGACCGACCTTTTTGAACAGGTCAGAAGAGTCCAGTTTACCGCCAACCCTCCCCACCGCAACCCCACCGGCAACCCCACCCCTGGCAGATCCCCATGCCTGGAGATGCATCCGGACCCTCAAAGGTCATCAAGGTTGGGTCTGGGCGATCTCCTTTAGTCCCGATGGCAATACCTTAGCCAGTGGTAGCGCCGATCAAAGCGTAATCCTGTGGAATATCACCACCGGCGATCGCCTCCGCACCCTAGAGGGTCATTCCGATTTAGTCCTTTCCGTCGCCTTTAGTCCCGTATCTCCCCTGTTAGCCAGTAGCAGCCGGGATAAAAGTATCATTCTCTGGAACGCCGAAACCGGGGAACGGATTCGGAACCTTGGGGGATGGTTTTCCGGCCATTCTGAATTAGTAGATTCCCTCGCCTTCAGTCCCAATGGGACCATGCTGGCCTCCGGCAGTTGGGACCGCAAAATCATTCTCTGGAATCCCTACACCGGCAAAGCTATCCGCAAGCTCAGGGGCCACTCAAGCTGGGTCTATTCCCTCGCCTTTAGTCCCGATGGCATTACCCTCGCCTCCGGCAGTCGGGACACAACCCTGATGCTGTGGAATGTCCACACCGGCCAGCACTTTTTTACCCTGTACGGCGATTCTGGCCTCGTCAATGCCGTGGCATTCAGTCCCAATGGCAAAACCATCGTGAGTGGCAATTTTGACGGGACCCTCGTCTTGTGGGATGCGGGTCGAGGTGAACAAATCGGTCGTTTACCAGGACATACAGAACGGGTCAATGCTCTAGCCTTTAGTCCCAATGGCAAATTTCTCGCCAGTGGCAGCCGCGATCAAACCGTCATCCTCTGGGATATCCGTCAGCGTAAGCCGATTTGTACGTTGACTGACCATCGCGATCGCGTCTTTGCTGTCGCCTTCAGTCCCGATAGCAAAATCCTCGCCACTGCCGCAGGGGATGAGACGGTCAAACTGTGGCAGGCACCGTGA
- a CDS encoding protein kinase domain-containing protein: MSYCLNPHCQNPENPAGIKFCQSCGNKLQLNDRYRALSLLGEGGFGRTFIAEDADRLNATCVIKQFLPLPQVQQNSDLLETATKMFAQEAQRLLQLGDHPQIPTLFADFAIDGRLYLVQQFINGKTLLQELDETGPFSAEKIKTLLLDLLPVLQHIHERNVVHRDIKPENILRQKSDGKYVLIDFGVAKQLSSNVLVKTGTKIGTEGYAPIEQLRGGKAYPASDLYSLGVTCIHLMTDTNPDELYDPMNGRWLWREELIKKGITIDRRLEKVIDKMVQEWVNDRYESAGGALADLYWSLPQRFMSNSPRATPTINPSIPNTWKCIHTLTGHQNYAIAVAISPDGETLASCSYDKTIKVWHLATGTAIGTLTAHTGWVSCLAISPDGQILVSGSLDNTLKLWDLGSGNLLQTWDGLNAYPLSIAISPDGGILAAGCFDSTVKLWDLTTGMAVGTLTGHTGYVESVAIAPDGKTLASGGGYDDHTIKLWDLNSGLEQTTLRGHLASVRAVAFTPNGQQLVSGSEDKIVKLWDLQTHTETYSLQTLKDWVQAVAVSPDGEILASGSRDRLIKLFLMRTGQELCTLKWHSGPITSLAFSPDGHKLVSSSWDNTIKIWESVLSTENRT, from the coding sequence ATGAGCTATTGTCTCAATCCCCACTGTCAAAATCCAGAGAATCCAGCCGGTATCAAGTTTTGTCAAAGTTGTGGCAACAAGTTACAACTGAACGATCGCTATCGAGCACTTTCCCTGTTGGGGGAAGGGGGATTTGGCCGCACCTTCATCGCGGAAGATGCCGATCGCTTAAATGCCACCTGTGTGATCAAACAATTTTTGCCGTTACCCCAAGTTCAGCAAAATTCCGACTTATTAGAAACGGCGACTAAAATGTTCGCCCAGGAAGCTCAACGACTGTTACAACTCGGGGATCATCCCCAAATTCCGACCTTATTTGCAGATTTTGCCATTGACGGACGTCTCTATTTGGTGCAACAGTTCATCAATGGCAAAACTTTGTTGCAGGAGTTAGATGAAACCGGGCCGTTTTCCGCTGAAAAAATCAAAACTTTATTATTAGATTTACTGCCGGTTTTGCAGCATATTCATGAGCGCAATGTGGTTCATCGAGATATTAAGCCAGAAAATATTTTAAGACAAAAATCCGATGGGAAATATGTATTAATTGATTTTGGCGTTGCGAAACAACTCAGTAGTAACGTTTTAGTTAAGACGGGAACTAAAATCGGGACGGAAGGCTATGCACCGATTGAACAATTGCGGGGAGGGAAAGCGTATCCGGCGAGTGATTTGTACAGTTTAGGGGTGACTTGTATTCATTTGATGACCGATACCAATCCCGATGAATTGTACGACCCGATGAATGGGCGCTGGTTGTGGCGAGAAGAATTAATCAAAAAAGGGATAACGATTGATCGCCGCTTAGAAAAAGTGATTGATAAGATGGTGCAGGAGTGGGTGAACGATCGCTATGAAAGTGCCGGAGGGGCGCTGGCAGACCTCTATTGGTCGCTTCCTCAGCGGTTTATGTCCAACTCCCCAAGGGCGACCCCGACGATTAACCCCTCGATTCCGAACACCTGGAAATGTATTCATACTCTGACAGGTCATCAAAACTATGCGATCGCTGTAGCAATTAGTCCTGATGGAGAAACCTTAGCCAGTTGTAGTTATGATAAAACAATCAAGGTGTGGCATTTGGCCACCGGGACGGCGATCGGGACTTTAACCGCCCATACCGGGTGGGTGAGTTGTCTGGCGATTAGTCCCGACGGACAAATTCTGGTCAGTGGCAGTTTGGACAATACCCTAAAGCTGTGGGATTTGGGCAGTGGGAACTTATTGCAGACTTGGGATGGATTAAATGCCTATCCGTTGTCGATCGCAATTAGTCCCGATGGCGGAATCCTAGCAGCCGGTTGTTTTGACAGTACCGTGAAACTGTGGGACCTGACCACGGGGATGGCAGTGGGGACCCTGACTGGACATACGGGGTATGTGGAATCGGTGGCGATCGCCCCGGATGGGAAAACCTTGGCCAGTGGGGGTGGATACGATGACCATACCATCAAATTATGGGACTTAAACAGCGGATTAGAGCAAACTACCCTCCGGGGACATTTGGCCTCAGTCCGTGCCGTCGCCTTTACTCCCAATGGTCAGCAGTTAGTTAGTGGCAGTGAAGACAAAATCGTGAAACTGTGGGATTTACAGACCCACACCGAGACTTACAGCTTGCAGACTCTCAAGGATTGGGTACAAGCGGTTGCTGTGAGTCCCGATGGCGAAATCCTGGCCAGTGGCAGTCGCGATCGGTTGATTAAATTGTTCCTTATGAGAACCGGACAAGAACTCTGTACCTTAAAATGGCATTCGGGACCTATTACCTCTCTCGCTTTTAGTCCAGACGGCCACAAATTAGTGAGTAGCAGTTGGGATAATACAATCAAAATTTGGGAATCTGTCTTGTCAACTGAAAATAGAACATAA
- a CDS encoding DNA polymerase III subunit alpha codes for MSFVGLHIHTDYSLLDGASQIPKLIDKAIELGMPAIALTDHGVMYGAIELIKVCRGKGIKPIIGNEMYVINEPLDTKARCRRYHQVVLAKNTQGYKNLVKLTTISSLEGIHGKGIFARPCINKELLEKYHEGLIVTSACLGGEIPQAILQNKLDVARKVAKWYKKLFGDDYYLELQDHGSQEDRMVNVELVKIARELNIKLIATNDSHFISCYDVEAHDALLCIQTGKLISEDKRMRYSGTEYMKSAEEMALLFRDHLSDDIIQEAIANTLEVASKIEPYHILGEPRIPDFQCPPGETPNTYVEWIAKEGLKERFKVKSYEEIPQVYRDRLVYEVKMLQQMGFAAYFLVVWDYIKYARDRGIPVGPGRGSAAGSLVAYAMQITNIDPVHHGLLFERFLNPERKSMPDIDTDFCISRRDEVIQYVTEKYGKERVAQIITFNRMTSKAVLKDVARVLGVPYKKSDEMAKLIPVARGKPEKLAVMISDKSPAPEFREAYVKNEQIPRDDGTVVEFRQWLDMAIRIEGTNKSSGVHAAGVVISADPLDEIVPLQKNNDGATITQYPMEDLESLGLLKMDFLGLKNLTMIQKTLDYIKTTKNLDFDPYQFPAEERKAQEVRGRGTKKFPKDIENTYKILERGDLEGVFQLESSGMKQIVQDLKPSCIEDISSILALYRPGPLDAGLIPKFIDRKHGREEIAYEHPLLEGILQETYAVMVYQEQIMKIAQDLGGYSLGQADLLRRAMGKKKPEEMNKHRELFLDGATKNGVSKSIAENLFNQMLLFAEYCLSYDTEILTVEYGPMAIGQIVEKQIPCTVYSVDGEGYLYRQPIAQWHHRGQQEVFEYALAEGRVVRATKDHKFMIKAGQMVAIDEIFEQGLQLIGVSSKLVSRQALGIQTVYDIGVERDHNFILANGLVASNCFNKSHSTAYGYVTYQTAYLKANFPVEYMAALLTSNSGDQDKVQKYIANCQELNITVQGPDINRSGVDFTPVEATEEKKTILFGLSAVKNIGDNAIHAILTEREANGPFHSLADLCDRINLHTVNSRALEALIKCGALDGLNPNRKQAIEYMPLAIKWAQDRAKEQETGQLNLFDQLAVMTETSTFESAPVPPNIADFPVEEKLQFEKELLGFYVSEHPLKNAGRIAEQLGIEVVSLGKLDEQKSRSKISVLVVLTEVKQILTKKDERRMAFLQMEDIEGKAEAVVFPDTYEQIHELLIPDTPILIDGKVDRRDDRTQIIVEEAKVLKLDELTPLREAVVSTRITEMILLELTTDRINKPEMLDRLKVLLEEHSADKTKATVPAVAIIVKAGDRHRAAAICGPNFWVQDCHNVVTALNSAGFPAVVYSLPPGNGMGNLPPFPDQLPFQQLTVAYLNSIRSILQDLDEG; via the coding sequence ATGTCATTTGTTGGTTTACATATTCACACCGATTACAGTCTGCTTGATGGTGCCAGTCAGATTCCGAAACTGATTGACAAGGCGATCGAGTTGGGAATGCCAGCGATCGCCCTGACGGATCACGGGGTCATGTATGGGGCGATCGAACTGATTAAAGTCTGCCGAGGAAAGGGAATTAAACCGATTATCGGCAATGAAATGTATGTGATTAATGAACCCTTAGATACCAAAGCCCGTTGCCGTCGCTATCATCAAGTTGTTTTAGCAAAAAATACTCAAGGCTATAAAAACTTAGTCAAACTCACCACAATTTCCAGTCTCGAAGGAATTCACGGCAAAGGAATTTTTGCCCGTCCTTGTATTAATAAAGAACTGTTAGAAAAATATCACGAAGGGTTAATCGTTACCAGTGCTTGTTTAGGAGGGGAAATTCCTCAAGCGATTTTACAAAATAAACTGGATGTCGCCCGAAAAGTCGCGAAATGGTATAAAAAACTCTTTGGGGATGATTATTATTTAGAACTCCAGGATCATGGGTCTCAGGAAGACCGAATGGTGAATGTGGAATTGGTGAAAATTGCCCGCGAACTGAATATTAAACTAATTGCCACCAACGATTCCCATTTTATCTCCTGTTATGACGTAGAAGCTCATGATGCGCTATTGTGCATTCAAACTGGCAAGCTGATTAGTGAAGATAAGCGGATGCGCTATAGCGGAACGGAGTATATGAAATCCGCTGAAGAGATGGCGTTGTTGTTTAGAGATCACTTGTCTGATGACATAATTCAAGAGGCGATCGCCAATACCCTAGAAGTCGCCAGTAAAATCGAACCCTACCATATTCTCGGCGAACCTCGGATTCCCGATTTCCAATGTCCTCCGGGAGAAACTCCCAACACCTATGTGGAATGGATTGCCAAAGAAGGACTGAAAGAACGCTTTAAAGTTAAAAGCTACGAAGAAATTCCCCAAGTCTATCGGGACCGGCTGGTTTATGAAGTGAAAATGCTGCAACAAATGGGGTTTGCGGCGTACTTTTTGGTCGTTTGGGATTACATCAAATATGCACGCGATCGCGGCATTCCTGTCGGTCCCGGAAGAGGGTCTGCCGCCGGGTCTCTCGTCGCCTATGCCATGCAAATTACCAATATCGATCCAGTACATCATGGACTTCTATTTGAGCGCTTTTTGAACCCCGAACGGAAATCCATGCCTGATATTGACACAGATTTCTGCATCTCTCGCCGGGATGAAGTGATCCAATATGTGACTGAAAAATACGGCAAAGAACGGGTCGCCCAAATCATCACTTTTAACCGCATGACTTCCAAAGCCGTGTTAAAAGATGTCGCCCGGGTGTTAGGAGTTCCCTACAAAAAATCCGATGAAATGGCGAAATTAATTCCCGTTGCGCGGGGGAAACCGGAAAAATTAGCGGTCATGATTTCTGATAAATCCCCCGCTCCGGAATTTCGCGAAGCTTATGTTAAAAACGAACAAATTCCCCGAGATGATGGAACGGTAGTCGAATTCCGCCAATGGTTGGATATGGCTATTAGAATTGAAGGAACGAACAAAAGTTCTGGGGTTCATGCTGCCGGAGTCGTGATTTCGGCCGACCCCTTAGATGAAATTGTTCCCCTGCAAAAGAATAACGACGGCGCAACCATTACCCAGTATCCGATGGAGGATTTAGAATCCCTGGGGTTGTTAAAAATGGACTTTTTAGGGTTGAAGAATTTAACCATGATTCAGAAAACCCTAGACTATATCAAGACAACCAAAAATCTTGATTTTGACCCCTATCAGTTTCCCGCTGAAGAACGTAAAGCACAGGAAGTTCGAGGCAGAGGCACTAAAAAATTCCCCAAAGATATTGAAAATACCTACAAGATTTTAGAACGGGGGGACCTCGAAGGAGTTTTTCAATTAGAATCTTCGGGAATGAAACAAATTGTGCAAGATTTAAAACCCTCTTGTATTGAAGATATTTCTTCTATTTTGGCACTCTATCGTCCCGGGCCCTTGGATGCAGGGCTAATTCCTAAATTTATCGATCGCAAACATGGACGGGAAGAAATTGCCTATGAACATCCTCTTTTAGAAGGCATTCTGCAAGAAACTTATGCAGTCATGGTCTATCAAGAACAGATCATGAAAATAGCCCAAGATTTAGGGGGATATTCCTTGGGTCAAGCGGATTTATTACGCCGTGCAATGGGGAAAAAGAAACCCGAAGAAATGAATAAACATCGGGAACTGTTTCTGGATGGAGCCACAAAAAATGGGGTTTCTAAATCCATTGCAGAAAACTTGTTTAATCAGATGCTTTTGTTCGCGGAGTATTGCTTAAGCTACGATACCGAGATATTGACCGTAGAATATGGCCCGATGGCGATCGGTCAAATCGTAGAAAAGCAAATCCCCTGTACCGTTTATAGTGTCGATGGGGAGGGTTATCTGTACCGCCAACCTATCGCCCAATGGCATCATCGGGGTCAGCAAGAGGTTTTTGAATACGCCCTGGCAGAGGGTCGGGTTGTTCGCGCCACAAAAGACCATAAGTTTATGATAAAAGCGGGTCAAATGGTGGCGATTGACGAGATATTTGAGCAGGGTTTACAACTCATAGGAGTCTCGTCAAAACTGGTCTCGCGTCAAGCTTTGGGAATTCAAACGGTTTATGATATTGGCGTTGAACGGGACCACAATTTTATTCTCGCCAATGGGTTGGTTGCGTCTAACTGCTTTAACAAATCCCATTCTACTGCTTACGGTTACGTTACCTATCAAACCGCTTATTTGAAGGCGAATTTTCCCGTCGAATATATGGCGGCTTTGCTGACTTCAAATAGTGGGGACCAGGATAAAGTTCAGAAATATATCGCTAACTGCCAAGAGTTAAATATCACCGTTCAAGGACCGGATATTAATCGGTCTGGGGTGGATTTTACCCCGGTGGAGGCGACTGAGGAAAAGAAAACGATTCTGTTTGGATTGTCGGCGGTGAAAAATATTGGCGACAATGCGATTCATGCTATTTTGACCGAACGAGAGGCGAATGGGCCATTTCACTCTTTGGCGGATTTGTGCGATCGCATTAATCTACATACGGTCAACAGTCGCGCCTTAGAAGCCTTGATTAAATGTGGGGCTTTGGATGGTCTCAATCCTAACCGCAAACAAGCGATCGAATATATGCCTCTGGCGATTAAATGGGCCCAGGACCGGGCTAAGGAACAAGAAACGGGCCAGCTTAATTTATTTGACCAACTGGCAGTAATGACCGAAACTTCTACCTTTGAATCCGCCCCTGTTCCGCCCAATATTGCCGATTTTCCGGTGGAAGAAAAGCTGCAATTTGAGAAAGAATTGCTGGGATTTTATGTTTCTGAACATCCCTTAAAAAATGCCGGAAGAATTGCGGAACAGTTGGGGATTGAGGTAGTCAGTCTGGGGAAACTAGATGAACAGAAATCCCGAAGCAAAATCAGTGTGCTGGTGGTGTTGACGGAAGTTAAACAGATTCTGACGAAAAAAGATGAACGCCGCATGGCTTTTCTGCAAATGGAAGATATTGAAGGGAAGGCAGAAGCGGTGGTATTTCCCGATACTTATGAACAAATCCACGAGTTGCTGATTCCGGATACGCCGATTCTGATTGATGGGAAGGTCGATCGCCGCGACGATCGCACTCAGATAATTGTGGAGGAAGCGAAAGTCTTGAAATTGGACGAGTTGACCCCACTGCGGGAGGCAGTTGTATCGACGAGGATCACGGAGATGATTTTATTGGAACTGACGACCGATCGCATTAATAAGCCGGAAATGCTCGATCGCCTGAAAGTGCTTTTGGAAGAACATTCCGCAGACAAAACCAAGGCAACGGTCCCGGCAGTTGCCATCATTGTGAAAGCGGGCGATCGCCATCGCGCTGCTGCCATTTGCGGACCCAATTTCTGGGTCCAGGATTGTCATAATGTGGTTACCGCCCTCAATTCTGCTGGATTCCCGGCAGTGGTGTATTCTCTCCCTCCTGGGAATGGGATGGGGAATCTACCCCCATTCCCGGACCAGTTGCCGTTCCAGCAGCTTACGGTTGCCTATCTCAACTCGATTCGGTCCATTTTGCAGGACTTGGATGAGGGATGA
- a CDS encoding protein kinase domain-containing protein — MTYCLNSNCPNPANPPSTKFCLTCGAKLLLRDRYRAVQPLGQGGMGRTFFAVDEDRLNAPCVIKQFFPQIQGTAALAKATELFQREAVQLLHLGEHPQIPSLYAYFEQDKRWYLVQELIDGPDLLDELKTQGPFSETQIQSLLLDLLPILQFIHNNHVIHRDIKPDNILRRRKDNKLVLVDFGVAKEGTGTALAQMGTRAGTHGYAPLEQIRGGQAYPASDLYSLGVTCIQLLTAKMPDDLYDGMNARWVWKEQLAKQGKRTSPILAQVLDKLLQELVRDRYQSATEVLQVLQPGAIAGPPPKPPAAAQTPPSPGVQPGKFDPVSLDLQAIKTHFSQGQPGNAPPPASPPPKSSPTPPNKPAGFDPIAAELEALRSEFGQEP, encoded by the coding sequence ATGACCTATTGTCTCAATTCAAACTGCCCTAACCCCGCCAATCCCCCCAGTACCAAATTTTGTCTAACTTGTGGGGCTAAATTACTGTTGCGCGATCGCTATCGGGCGGTCCAACCCCTGGGCCAAGGGGGGATGGGTCGCACCTTTTTTGCCGTTGATGAAGACCGCCTCAATGCACCCTGTGTGATTAAACAGTTTTTCCCCCAAATTCAAGGGACTGCTGCCTTAGCAAAAGCAACGGAACTGTTTCAACGGGAAGCGGTGCAACTGCTTCATCTGGGGGAACATCCTCAAATTCCCTCCCTTTATGCTTATTTTGAACAAGATAAACGCTGGTATTTAGTTCAAGAATTAATTGATGGTCCCGACCTTTTAGATGAACTCAAAACCCAGGGACCGTTTAGCGAAACTCAAATACAATCCCTGTTACTGGATTTATTGCCCATTCTGCAATTTATTCACAACAATCATGTGATTCATCGAGATATCAAACCGGATAATATTTTACGTCGGCGCAAGGATAATAAACTGGTTTTAGTTGATTTTGGGGTGGCAAAAGAAGGGACGGGGACTGCCCTGGCCCAAATGGGAACTCGCGCCGGAACTCACGGATATGCGCCCCTAGAACAAATTCGCGGAGGTCAAGCTTATCCCGCCAGTGATTTATATAGTTTGGGGGTGACTTGTATTCAGTTATTAACGGCAAAAATGCCCGATGATTTATATGATGGGATGAATGCCCGTTGGGTGTGGAAAGAACAACTGGCAAAGCAAGGGAAAAGGACCTCTCCTATTTTAGCCCAAGTTTTAGATAAACTGCTGCAAGAATTAGTGCGCGATCGCTATCAATCAGCGACCGAGGTTTTACAGGTATTGCAACCTGGGGCGATCGCCGGACCTCCCCCCAAACCCCCTGCTGCGGCCCAAACTCCCCCCTCTCCCGGCGTTCAACCGGGAAAATTTGACCCGGTTTCCTTGGATTTACAAGCGATTAAAACTCATTTTAGTCAAGGACAACCGGGGAATGCTCCACCCCCTGCTTCTCCCCCACCCAAATCCAGCCCAACTCCCCCCAATAAACCCGCTGGATTTGACCCGATCGCCGCTGAATTAGAAGCCTTACGCTCTGAATTTGGACAAGAACCGTAA